From Streptosporangiales bacterium, one genomic window encodes:
- a CDS encoding ATP-binding cassette domain-containing protein, protein MMPGGQPGWTGMRSMSRDRSVTKEKISKETIRRIGAFARPYWRQVTVLVLILGVSAALGAANPLLFREIINKGILGKDIPLIVVLALVVAGIAVLTSGAMVVQRWIAARIGEGLIYDMRAQVFAHIQRMPIAFFTRTQTGALISRLNNDVLGAQRAFTTTLANVVSNLISVTVTLVAMFFLSWQITLTALLLLPLFLLPARYFGRKLQAITRESYDLNAEMNTLMTERLNVAGAMLVKLFGQHDREDNAFQGRAGRVRDIGVTQAVYGSFFMAALTLIAALATALVYGWGGIEAVRGLLDVGTVVAMTAYLTRLYGPLTALSNVNVDVMTALVSFDRVFEVLDLEPAVDDRPAARSLTREEATTIEFDHVDFRYPTADEISLASLESVATLDQRPEKQVLFDVSFRAEAGHLVALVGPSGAGKTTISHLVPRMYDVQDGAVRVGGQDVRDVRLADLRDVVGVVTQDSHMFHDTVRANLEYARADATDDEIWHALDDAHIGDLVRGLPDGLDTVVGERGYRLSGGEKQRLAIARLLLKAPSVVVLDEATAHLDSESEVAVQRALNTALAGRTSLVIAHRLSTVRHADLILVLDDGRVVERGRHDQLLAAGGLYADLYHTQFASQADDSIPV, encoded by the coding sequence ATGATGCCCGGCGGACAACCTGGGTGGACGGGCATGCGCAGCATGTCCAGGGACCGGTCCGTCACCAAGGAGAAGATCAGCAAGGAGACGATCCGCAGGATCGGCGCGTTCGCGCGGCCGTACTGGCGGCAGGTCACCGTCCTGGTCCTCATCCTCGGGGTCTCCGCGGCCCTGGGCGCCGCGAACCCGCTGCTGTTCAGGGAGATCATCAACAAGGGCATCCTCGGCAAGGACATCCCCCTGATCGTCGTGCTCGCGCTGGTCGTGGCCGGCATCGCCGTGCTCACGTCGGGCGCCATGGTGGTGCAGCGGTGGATCGCCGCGCGGATCGGCGAGGGCCTGATCTACGACATGCGCGCGCAGGTGTTCGCGCACATCCAGCGGATGCCGATCGCGTTCTTCACCCGCACCCAGACGGGTGCGCTCATCTCCCGGCTGAACAACGACGTGCTCGGCGCACAGCGCGCGTTCACGACCACGCTGGCGAACGTGGTCAGCAACCTGATCAGCGTCACCGTCACGCTGGTCGCGATGTTCTTCCTGTCCTGGCAGATCACGCTCACCGCGCTGCTGTTGCTGCCGCTGTTCCTGCTGCCGGCGCGGTACTTCGGCCGGAAGCTGCAGGCGATCACCAGGGAGTCTTACGACCTCAACGCCGAGATGAACACCCTGATGACCGAGCGGCTGAACGTCGCGGGCGCGATGCTGGTGAAGCTGTTCGGCCAGCACGACCGCGAGGACAACGCGTTCCAGGGGCGGGCCGGCCGGGTGCGCGACATCGGCGTCACGCAGGCGGTGTACGGCAGCTTCTTCATGGCGGCGCTGACCCTCATCGCGGCGCTCGCCACCGCGCTGGTCTACGGCTGGGGCGGGATCGAGGCCGTGCGCGGGCTGCTCGACGTCGGCACCGTCGTCGCGATGACCGCGTACCTGACCAGGTTGTACGGCCCGCTGACCGCGCTCTCGAACGTGAACGTGGACGTGATGACCGCGCTGGTGTCCTTCGACCGGGTGTTCGAGGTGCTCGACCTGGAGCCCGCGGTGGACGACCGGCCGGCCGCCAGGTCGCTCACCAGGGAAGAGGCGACCACCATCGAGTTCGACCACGTCGACTTCAGGTACCCGACGGCCGACGAGATCTCGCTGGCGTCGCTGGAGTCGGTGGCGACGCTCGACCAGCGGCCGGAGAAGCAGGTGCTCTTCGACGTCAGCTTCCGCGCCGAGGCCGGGCACCTGGTCGCGCTCGTCGGCCCGTCCGGCGCCGGCAAGACCACGATCTCGCACCTGGTGCCGCGGATGTACGACGTGCAGGACGGCGCGGTGCGCGTCGGCGGGCAGGACGTGCGCGACGTGCGCCTGGCCGATCTGCGCGACGTGGTCGGGGTGGTCACGCAGGACTCGCACATGTTCCACGACACTGTGCGCGCGAACCTGGAGTACGCGCGGGCGGACGCCACCGACGACGAGATCTGGCACGCGCTGGACGACGCGCACATCGGCGACCTGGTGCGCGGCCTGCCCGACGGGCTGGACACCGTCGTCGGGGAGCGCGGCTACCGGCTGTCCGGCGGGGAGAAGCAGCGGCTGGCGATCGCCCGGCTGCTGCTGAAGGCGCCGTCGGTGGTGGTGCTCGACGAGGCGACGGCGCACCTCGACTCCGAGTCCGAGGTGGCGGTGCAGCGGGCCCTGAACACGGCCCTGGCCGGGCGTACGTCGCTGGTCATCGCCCACCGGCTCTCCACCGTGCGCCACGCCGACCTGATCCTCGTGCTCGACGACGGCCGAGTGGTGGAACGCGGCAGGCACGACCAGCTGCTGGCCGCCGGCGGCCTCTACGCGGACCTGTACCACACCCAGTTTGCCAGCCAGGCCGACGACTCGATCCCGGTCTGA
- a CDS encoding MFS transporter, producing the protein MRGFVAFGLLGRMAIAMLSLGIVLMIAGLTGSYGTAGLIAGVSVLAGAAGAPLLGRLADRYGQGRVVTLAVPVHCVGLVGLAGSAVLGAPTWVLGVWAVVTGGCYPPVGPFVRARWAHRLSGSPKLNSAYALESVFDELLFVTGPVLVTLLATRVHATAGLAAALVVTVVGGIGFVRQRATDPPPQVRDGRSGFALRQPVVFLVTLVTLTAGVSLGALDVAVVAFTDASGVPWAAGLVLALFAAGSAAGGLTYGALPLRVDPLARVVATGTLLGVAFLPLAFLSSIGLVAAFAFVSGVAIAPLIVSCTTLVERVQKDTLTESLTWVTTGILVGVAVGSWLAGRVADLTAGSGGFLVVTPAAVLAAAVTWLTALVLRRR; encoded by the coding sequence GTGCGGGGCTTCGTCGCGTTCGGGCTGCTCGGCCGGATGGCGATCGCCATGCTGTCGCTCGGCATCGTGCTGATGATCGCCGGGCTGACCGGGTCGTACGGGACCGCGGGTCTGATCGCCGGGGTCTCCGTGCTCGCCGGTGCCGCGGGCGCCCCGCTGCTCGGCCGGCTCGCCGACAGGTACGGCCAGGGCAGGGTGGTCACCCTCGCCGTGCCCGTGCACTGCGTCGGGCTGGTCGGCCTGGCCGGCAGCGCCGTGCTCGGCGCGCCCACCTGGGTGCTCGGCGTGTGGGCGGTGGTGACCGGCGGCTGCTATCCGCCGGTCGGCCCGTTCGTCCGGGCGCGGTGGGCGCACCGGCTGTCCGGCTCGCCGAAGCTCAACAGCGCGTACGCCCTCGAGTCGGTGTTCGACGAGCTGCTGTTCGTCACCGGGCCGGTGCTCGTCACCCTGCTCGCCACCCGGGTGCACGCGACCGCGGGCCTGGCCGCGGCGCTCGTGGTGACCGTCGTGGGCGGCATCGGGTTCGTCCGCCAGCGCGCCACCGACCCGCCGCCGCAGGTCAGGGACGGCCGCAGCGGGTTCGCGCTGCGGCAGCCTGTGGTGTTCCTGGTTACCCTCGTGACGCTGACGGCGGGCGTCTCGCTCGGCGCACTCGACGTGGCCGTGGTCGCGTTCACCGACGCGTCCGGCGTGCCGTGGGCGGCCGGCCTGGTGCTCGCGCTGTTCGCGGCGGGCAGTGCCGCCGGCGGGCTGACCTACGGCGCGCTGCCGCTGCGGGTGGACCCGCTGGCCAGAGTCGTCGCGACCGGCACCCTGCTCGGTGTGGCGTTCCTGCCGCTGGCGTTCCTGTCCTCCATCGGCCTGGTCGCCGCGTTCGCGTTCGTCAGCGGGGTAGCGATCGCGCCGCTGATCGTGTCGTGCACGACGCTGGTGGAGCGGGTGCAGAAGGACACCCTCACCGAGTCGCTGACCTGGGTGACCACCGGCATCCTCGTCGGCGTCGCCGTCGGTTCCTGGCTGGCCGGCAGGGTCGCCGACCTGACCGCCGGCAGCGGCGGCTTCCTCGTGGTGACGCCGGCGGCCGTCCTCGCCGCCGCGGTGACCTGGCTGACCGCCCTCGTGCTCCGCCGACGCTGA
- a CDS encoding SDR family oxidoreductase → MDLGLAGRVYIVTGGTKGLGRATAEALVADGARVVVSSRSEEHVRETVTELGAENATGLVVDNADPASPRQLVDAAYDAYGRLDGLLVSVGGPPAGPVSNMTDEQWQQAFDSVFLGAVRLATTVAGRLTDGGSIALVLSTSVRAPIPQLSISNGLRPGLAMVAKTLSDELGDRGVRVNSLMPGRIDTERARELDAATGDAAAARKERSAGIPLRRYGTPEEFGRVAAFVLSPAASYMTGSVLAVDGGALRAL, encoded by the coding sequence ATGGATCTTGGACTCGCTGGTCGGGTGTACATCGTCACGGGCGGCACCAAGGGGCTCGGCCGTGCGACGGCCGAGGCGCTCGTCGCCGACGGTGCCCGCGTCGTCGTCTCGTCCCGCTCCGAGGAGCACGTGCGCGAGACGGTGACCGAGCTGGGCGCGGAGAACGCCACCGGCCTGGTCGTCGACAACGCCGACCCGGCGAGCCCGCGGCAGCTGGTCGACGCCGCGTACGACGCGTACGGCCGGCTCGACGGCCTGCTGGTCAGCGTGGGCGGGCCGCCGGCCGGCCCGGTGAGCAACATGACCGACGAGCAGTGGCAGCAGGCGTTCGACTCGGTGTTCCTCGGTGCCGTACGGCTGGCGACCACCGTCGCCGGCCGGCTGACCGACGGCGGCTCCATCGCCCTCGTGCTCTCCACCTCCGTCCGCGCCCCGATCCCACAGCTGTCCATCTCCAACGGCCTGCGGCCCGGCCTCGCCATGGTCGCGAAGACGCTCTCCGACGAGCTCGGCGACCGCGGGGTGCGGGTGAACAGCCTGATGCCCGGCCGCATCGACACGGAGCGTGCCAGGGAGCTCGACGCCGCGACCGGTGACGCGGCGGCGGCCCGCAAGGAGCGGTCCGCCGGCATCCCGCTGCGCAGGTACGGCACACCCGAGGAGTTCGGTCGGGTCGCCGCTTTCGTCCTCTCTCCTGCCGCATCGTACATGACCGGCAGCGTGTTGGCGGTCGACGGTGGCGCACTACGAGCACTCTGA